TTTCGAAAAGAACAAACGTTAGCCGCCAAGTCATTGTACAAGATATTTCGCTGCTTAAAGCTAAAAATGAGCCCATTATCGCAACAAGCCAAGGATATATTTATATTCAAAATCCATCTCAAACTACCGTGCATCAGCGAATTATTGCCTGTCAGCATACGCCAGAAGATGCTGAAAAGGAGCTTCTCCTGCTTGTTGACCACGGCGTTCTTGTAAAAAATGTAACCGTTGAACACCCTGTGTATGGTGAATTAACGGCTTCCGTTATGATTCAAACCCGAAAAGAAGTAGAAACGTTCATAAAAAAAATTCAAGAAACAAACGCAACTTATTTATCTCAGTTAACAGAGGGGATTCACCTTCATACGATTGAAGCAGATACAATTGAAAAACTGAATGCTGCCTGCTTAGCTCTTGAAGCGGAAGGTTATTTAGTTTCGAATGAGTAAAAAGGTGTTATAACAAAAAAAATCCCGCTTTAAAGCGGGATTTCTGTTTCAAGTAGTGTATGAGGATAGCTTCCTAACAGCTCTACGCTACAGCCCAGTGCCTCAAGTTCAGCCATAGCCCCAGGGATTAATACTTCATCCATTTTTTGTTCAATATCAACGATAAAGAAATAGTTTCCAAGCCCTGTTTTCATGGGACGGGATTCAATTTTAGACAGATTTAGCTTACGCCAGGAGAAAGCTGAAAGCACTTGATGAAGCGCTCCTGCCTGATCAGATGGAAGTGTAATCATTAACGTTGTCTTGCACCCGTTTCCAGCTAAAAATGGCACCTCTTGCCCTCCATCTTTATGCAAAATAACAAACCTTGTTGTATTATGATCATAATCATGAATATTCGGGCAAGCAATATGTAATCCATATTCACGGGCTGCTAATCCATTCGCAATAGCTCCAATATTAAGCTCAGGGTGTTCGCTTACATATTTAGCAGCAAACGCCGTTGATGTCATCTCTTCTACTGCAGTTGACGTACATTCTCCGTGTAAAAATTTATGACACTGCGCAATTGCATGAGGATGAGAATAAATCGTTTCAATGTTTTTCCACTGTTCTGCATGAGATGGATGAACCATTAAATGCTGACGAATTGGAAGCACAATTTCTCCAACAATCGGCAGACGACGTTCGTGAATAAGATAATCAAGTGTTAAATTTACAGATCCTTCAAGTGCATTTTCTAACGGTACAATTCCATACTCAATCTTTCCTTTATCCACTGCATCAATGCATGCTGGAATTGTTTTGTATGGAATATGGTCGTGCTGTTTAAATACGCCTTGGACGGCCACATGTGTAAATGTTGCCTTTGGTCCTAAATATCCTACTTTCCCCACAATCATGCCTCTCCTTATCTATATCTGTTTACCATTATGCCCCTGAACCAAGCACGTCCACTTTATCTACAAACTCTAAGCTTTTCAGTCTTCGCAGCATTTCATTTAACTCAACACTCATACTTGCTGTATCTAATGAAAGAGTTACGTTGGCACGCCCTTGTAAAGGGATGGTTTGGTGAATTGTTAGCACATTGCATCCTGATGATGCAACGGTGCTCAATAAATGTGATAAAGTTCCTGATCGATCTTCAATATGAAAAAATAGTGAAATAATGCGCTGTTTGACAACCGTCTGAAACGGAAAGACCGTGTCGCGGTACTTATAAAAAGCACTGCGACTCAAGTCTACGGCTTGTACAGCATCTGCTACCGACTCAGCTTTTCCCCGTTCAATTAACAGCTTCGCATCCAATGTTTTTTTCATCGCTTCTGGTAATACATCTTCGCGAACTAAATAAAACTGCTTATCGCTCTTATGCAAGTAAAGCCCCTCCCCTTATCCTATGAACAACAATTAGTCGATAAATTCAAATTCATATTCAAACAGCTTTACAATGTCGCCATCTTTTGCTCCTCGTTCACGAAGGGCTTCATCGACGCCCATGCCTCGAAGCTGGCGCGCGAATCGACGAACTGATTCTTCACGTGAGAAGTCAGTCATCTTGAATAATTTTTCGATTTTTTCACCGCTTAATACGTATGAGCCATCGCTATCACGCGTAATAACAAATTCCACTTCTTTCTTTTCATGCTTGTACAGTACGCGGTGCATAGATAGATCTTCCTCTTCTTGCATTGGGAATTCCGGCGTCGTTTCTACAAGATCAGCTACTGTAAATAACAGTTCGCGTATTCCATCACGCGTTGCCGCAGAAATTGGAAAGATTTTCACTTCGTCCCCTACTTTTTCTTTGAATGCAGCTAAATTCTCTTCGGCTTGCGGGATATCCATTTTATTTGCTACCACTACTTGCGGACGTTCCGTTAAACGCATATTATACTGACGCAGCTCTTCATTAATAGTTAAGTAATCTTCATATGGATCACGGCCTTCTAAACCTGACATATCGATTACATGGACAATCACGCGGGTACGTTCAATGTGACGTAAAAACTGATGACCTAATCCTACACCTTCATGTGCACCTTCGATTAGCCCTGGTAAATCTGCCATCACAAAACTGCGATTATCTTCTGTTTCAACTACTCCCAAATTCGGATTAATTGTTGTAAAATGATATTCAGCAATTTTTGGCTTTGCAGCAGACGTTACGGATAATAACGTTGACTTTCCA
The genomic region above belongs to Priestia megaterium and contains:
- a CDS encoding transcription repressor NadR, which codes for MPGTQKKILGEERRELILQWLQTENKPMTGSELSKRTNVSRQVIVQDISLLKAKNEPIIATSQGYIYIQNPSQTTVHQRIIACQHTPEDAEKELLLLVDHGVLVKNVTVEHPVYGELTASVMIQTRKEVETFIKKIQETNATYLSQLTEGIHLHTIEADTIEKLNAACLALEAEGYLVSNE
- the pheA gene encoding prephenate dehydratase: MIVGKVGYLGPKATFTHVAVQGVFKQHDHIPYKTIPACIDAVDKGKIEYGIVPLENALEGSVNLTLDYLIHERRLPIVGEIVLPIRQHLMVHPSHAEQWKNIETIYSHPHAIAQCHKFLHGECTSTAVEEMTSTAFAAKYVSEHPELNIGAIANGLAAREYGLHIACPNIHDYDHNTTRFVILHKDGGQEVPFLAGNGCKTTLMITLPSDQAGALHQVLSAFSWRKLNLSKIESRPMKTGLGNYFFIVDIEQKMDEVLIPGAMAELEALGCSVELLGSYPHTLLETEIPL
- a CDS encoding ACT domain-containing protein yields the protein MHKSDKQFYLVREDVLPEAMKKTLDAKLLIERGKAESVADAVQAVDLSRSAFYKYRDTVFPFQTVVKQRIISLFFHIEDRSGTLSHLLSTVASSGCNVLTIHQTIPLQGRANVTLSLDTASMSVELNEMLRRLKSLEFVDKVDVLGSGA
- the obgE gene encoding GTPase ObgE, which encodes MFVDQVKVYVKGGDGGNGMVAFRREKYVPKGGPAGGDGGHGADVIFEVEEGLRTLMDFRYKRHFKASRGEHGMSKGQHGRNAEPMIVKVPPGTVVLDEDTNETIADLVEHGQRAVIAKGGRGGRGNTRFATPANPAPELSENGEPGKERNVILELKVLADVGLVGFPSVGKSTLLSVTSAAKPKIAEYHFTTINPNLGVVETEDNRSFVMADLPGLIEGAHEGVGLGHQFLRHIERTRVIVHVIDMSGLEGRDPYEDYLTINEELRQYNMRLTERPQVVVANKMDIPQAEENLAAFKEKVGDEVKIFPISAATRDGIRELLFTVADLVETTPEFPMQEEEDLSMHRVLYKHEKKEVEFVITRDSDGSYVLSGEKIEKLFKMTDFSREESVRRFARQLRGMGVDEALRERGAKDGDIVKLFEYEFEFID